Proteins encoded in a region of the Novibacillus thermophilus genome:
- a CDS encoding DUF4097 family beta strand repeat-containing protein: MKAVKAGRWTVASSLILIGLAYLFDQWTESDLIMVVLPWWPVLLVALGVEIMFLYRRTERPVRLDVVGIVLVGVIVAAGNVIAGVQQWGLSFSFDRDVFDVSLGENWERHTLEPVTVSIDGQERLQLEYESGHVKVVPHERSDIVIEPTLLFPRGHKPTAPARDIHFDIDKTSDLVSVRADRSGDRTWRFGFQDSRPIALNVNVPAHFSVMVDSDNGDIRVEEIGGNVFVHSDNGKIEVKGIEGNGNFETDNGVITAIDTGGSVEAKATNGAVHVENAGGDVIAKTDNGKILIQSQQLSGNWEADTDLGAIEVVLPESSGTVIEAETDVGHVTSEVPLYNHDGDGKKSTGTIGDGTYTVRLKSDVGNIKIRKTTD; the protein is encoded by the coding sequence ATGAAAGCTGTGAAGGCGGGAAGGTGGACGGTCGCGAGTTCCCTTATTCTGATCGGGTTAGCGTATTTGTTCGATCAGTGGACGGAATCGGACCTCATCATGGTTGTGTTGCCCTGGTGGCCTGTTTTACTTGTCGCCCTAGGTGTGGAAATCATGTTTTTATACCGGCGAACGGAAAGGCCGGTTCGGCTGGACGTCGTCGGGATTGTGTTGGTAGGCGTGATCGTCGCTGCCGGAAACGTCATAGCCGGTGTGCAGCAGTGGGGATTGAGTTTTTCATTTGACCGTGACGTTTTCGATGTTTCCTTAGGAGAAAACTGGGAAAGACATACTTTGGAACCGGTCACGGTTTCCATTGATGGGCAAGAGCGTTTACAATTAGAGTATGAAAGCGGTCATGTCAAGGTTGTGCCGCATGAAAGGTCGGACATCGTGATTGAGCCGACTTTACTGTTTCCCCGTGGACACAAGCCAACCGCCCCCGCGAGAGACATCCATTTTGACATTGATAAGACGAGCGATCTCGTTTCGGTGAGAGCCGACAGATCTGGAGACAGAACATGGAGGTTCGGTTTTCAAGATTCGCGGCCTATCGCATTAAATGTGAACGTCCCAGCCCATTTCTCAGTTATGGTAGACAGTGATAACGGAGACATTCGGGTGGAAGAAATAGGGGGAAACGTGTTCGTTCACTCGGACAACGGCAAGATTGAAGTGAAAGGCATCGAGGGTAATGGGAACTTTGAGACGGACAACGGCGTTATCACAGCTATCGATACGGGAGGGTCTGTCGAAGCGAAGGCGACGAACGGTGCGGTCCATGTGGAAAATGCTGGCGGAGACGTGATCGCGAAAACAGACAACGGGAAGATTTTGATTCAAAGTCAACAGCTTTCCGGAAACTGGGAAGCTGATACAGATTTAGGCGCGATTGAAGTCGTTTTGCCCGAATCGAGTGGCACTGTCATTGAAGCTGAGACAGATGTCGGACATGTGACGAGCGAAGTTCCTTTATACAACCATGACGGAGACGGGAAAAAAAGTACTGGTACCATCGGGGATGGGACGTACACAGTTCGGTTAAAAAGTGACGTCGGCAACATTAAAATCCGGAAAACTACGGATTAA
- a CDS encoding D-2-hydroxyacid dehydrogenase — translation MSTTNMSEKHQQRLSKQFPQHRFIYAANPEEGRSALTEADVLVAFGNGIGEETLDEAPRLKWIHVMSAGLETLPFPKLQDRGILLTNVRGIHAIPMAEYTFAAMLHISRRMGELAQAQREKRWAKRLRVTELWDKSLGIVGVGAIGREIARRARVFGMYTLGVNTDGRSVEGVDETWATHDLKKVLARSDFVVVAVPLIPSTRRLIDREAIASMKETAYLINVARGPVVDEAALVEALEQKRIAGAVLDVFDEEPLPEDHPFWTMDNVMVTPHISGLSPMYMTRGVDLFIENLSYYTRGEIEKMQNVIDVTRQY, via the coding sequence TTGTCCACAACGAATATGAGCGAGAAACATCAGCAGCGCTTGTCAAAACAGTTTCCCCAACATCGATTCATTTATGCGGCAAACCCGGAAGAAGGGAGGAGCGCTTTAACCGAGGCAGATGTGCTGGTGGCTTTCGGAAACGGAATTGGCGAAGAAACGTTGGATGAGGCTCCCCGTTTGAAATGGATTCACGTCATGAGTGCCGGTCTGGAAACTCTCCCCTTTCCGAAATTGCAGGATCGCGGCATCTTGCTGACGAACGTTCGGGGAATCCACGCCATTCCGATGGCGGAATACACTTTTGCCGCCATGTTACACATATCTCGCCGCATGGGCGAGCTGGCACAAGCGCAACGGGAGAAGCGCTGGGCAAAACGGTTGCGTGTGACGGAGTTGTGGGACAAGTCCCTCGGGATCGTCGGGGTCGGGGCCATCGGACGTGAGATTGCCCGTCGGGCAAGAGTGTTCGGCATGTACACACTCGGGGTTAACACAGATGGACGTTCAGTCGAGGGCGTTGACGAGACATGGGCGACTCACGATTTGAAGAAGGTCCTCGCTAGAAGTGACTTCGTCGTCGTCGCGGTTCCGTTAATTCCGAGTACTCGCCGCCTCATCGACCGCGAAGCGATTGCCTCGATGAAAGAGACTGCTTACTTGATCAATGTCGCCCGGGGTCCTGTTGTCGATGAGGCGGCGCTCGTTGAAGCGTTGGAACAAAAGAGGATTGCCGGAGCAGTGCTGGATGTGTTCGATGAAGAACCGTTGCCCGAAGACCATCCCTTCTGGACGATGGACAATGTGATGGTGACTCCGCACATTTCCGGCTTGTCCCCAATGTACATGACCCGAGGCGTCGATTTGTTTATCGAGAACTTGTCTTACTACACGCGCGGCGAGATTGAAAAAATGCAAAACGTTATCGACGTGACGAGGCAGTATTGA
- the nth gene encoding endonuclease III: MRPKPKRVQTKKILETLERMYPEAKCELHFRTPFELLIATILSAQCTDKRVNEVTARLFAKYNTPEDFLPLTEEQLQEEIRGLGLYKNKSRNILATCRILYEKYDGKVPKDRKALEALPGVGRKTANVVLSNAFGVPALAVDTHVQRVSNRLALADSENPLETERQLMRKIPRSQWSKAHHWLIWHGRRICVARKPRCLDCDLLPYCWYGRSRHPKERRKSGESGDVHSRSKDRP, from the coding sequence ATGAGACCGAAGCCAAAACGAGTCCAGACGAAGAAAATATTGGAAACACTAGAGCGGATGTATCCAGAAGCAAAATGTGAACTTCATTTTCGCACCCCATTTGAGCTGTTAATTGCGACGATATTGTCCGCACAGTGCACGGACAAACGCGTGAACGAAGTGACGGCACGACTGTTTGCAAAATACAACACGCCTGAAGATTTTTTGCCCTTAACTGAGGAACAGCTGCAGGAGGAAATTCGTGGACTCGGTTTGTATAAAAACAAAAGCCGCAACATTCTCGCCACATGTCGTATTCTGTATGAGAAGTACGATGGGAAAGTGCCTAAAGACCGCAAGGCGTTGGAGGCGTTACCTGGAGTTGGGCGCAAAACGGCTAATGTCGTCTTGAGCAACGCGTTCGGTGTCCCTGCTCTGGCCGTTGACACTCACGTTCAACGGGTGTCGAACCGGTTAGCACTGGCCGATAGCGAAAACCCACTGGAAACAGAGCGACAACTCATGCGCAAAATTCCGAGATCACAGTGGTCAAAGGCGCACCATTGGTTGATTTGGCATGGGCGGCGCATTTGTGTCGCGCGCAAGCCGCGATGCCTCGATTGCGACCTTTTGCCGTACTGTTGGTACGGAAGATCACGCCATCCTAAAGAAAGGAGGAAATCTGGTGAAAGTGGTGATGTGCATAGCAGGTCAAAAGATCGCCCCTGA
- a CDS encoding cyclic-di-AMP receptor codes for MCIAGQKIAPDLLEKLEQNNYRVTRLASEGGFLRRGNATYLIGVEDDEVSRLLGIVDDLKAQNGHTSSAQSVLAIVLDAEAGGAFVHTNKQQS; via the coding sequence ATGTGCATAGCAGGTCAAAAGATCGCCCCTGATCTTCTGGAGAAATTGGAACAGAACAACTATCGGGTCACTCGGCTGGCGAGTGAGGGGGGATTTTTGAGAAGAGGGAATGCCACTTACCTCATTGGGGTTGAGGATGACGAAGTATCCAGGCTGTTAGGGATCGTGGACGATTTGAAGGCACAGAACGGTCACACTTCGTCAGCCCAGAGCGTCTTGGCTATCGTGTTGGATGCCGAAGCGGGTGGAGCGTTCGTGCATACGAATAAACAACAATCTTGA
- the perR gene encoding peroxide-responsive transcriptional repressor PerR has product MAERLKHAVDQLKAKGVRMTPQRHAILTYLMETMTHPTADEIYRALEPRFPNMSVATVYNNLRVFKEAGLVRELTYGDSSSRYDANTVDHYHAICTQCGKIKDFEYPSLDPVERQAAEETGFLIHSHRMEVYGVCKECQQKQNVIAQ; this is encoded by the coding sequence ATGGCGGAGCGATTGAAACATGCGGTAGATCAGCTGAAGGCCAAAGGTGTCCGAATGACACCTCAGCGTCATGCCATATTGACATATCTTATGGAAACAATGACTCATCCGACAGCTGATGAAATTTACAGAGCTTTAGAACCGAGATTTCCGAACATGAGTGTCGCGACCGTCTACAACAACTTGCGCGTGTTCAAAGAAGCAGGTCTTGTACGCGAGCTGACGTACGGTGACTCCTCTAGTCGCTATGATGCCAATACGGTGGATCATTACCACGCCATATGCACGCAGTGCGGAAAGATAAAGGACTTCGAATACCCTTCACTCGATCCTGTCGAGCGTCAAGCCGCTGAGGAGACGGGGTTTCTCATTCACTCTCACCGAATGGAAGTGTATGGGGTATGTAAAGAGTGCCAGCAAAAACAGAATGTGATAGCTCAGTAA
- a CDS encoding DUF2614 family zinc ribbon-containing protein has protein sequence MLLASKLNKLRTIALGLVFLGIIVMYFGFLWPSWMVFFFIFGLVVMLSSFGIYFWAGMLSTQAVQVQCPECGKITKMLGTTDQCMFCKTTLSLDPKYAPDSKKDGSSSDRNQLHKH, from the coding sequence ATGCTTTTGGCAAGCAAATTAAATAAATTGAGGACTATTGCACTCGGACTCGTTTTTCTCGGCATCATCGTCATGTACTTTGGCTTCCTGTGGCCGTCATGGATGGTTTTCTTTTTCATCTTCGGTCTCGTCGTCATGCTTTCAAGTTTCGGAATATACTTTTGGGCCGGGATGTTGTCCACTCAGGCCGTGCAAGTACAATGTCCCGAATGTGGAAAAATCACGAAAATGTTAGGAACGACCGATCAGTGCATGTTCTGTAAAACGACACTGTCACTGGATCCGAAATACGCTCCCGATTCAAAAAAAGACGGTTCCTCGAGTGACAGAAATCAGCTCCATAAACATTAA
- the copZ gene encoding copper chaperone CopZ, whose translation MAVKTFKINGMTCDHCKRAVEGALSSLNGVKEVSVNLKTNSADVTYNENQVTESQMKQAIEEQGYDVK comes from the coding sequence TTGGCCGTCAAAACATTCAAGATTAACGGGATGACATGTGACCATTGCAAGCGCGCCGTAGAAGGAGCTCTCAGTAGTTTAAACGGCGTGAAAGAAGTCTCAGTCAATTTAAAAACAAATTCAGCAGATGTCACGTACAACGAGAACCAAGTGACAGAAAGCCAAATGAAACAAGCGATTGAAGAACAGGGATATGACGTGAAGTAA
- a CDS encoding TlpA family protein disulfide reductase — protein MRWRNVLFGLAILLLVVGAVVVNQSKEEETAGEKRQEAVGPIQPDRDVKPQEGFAAPDFELETLSGETVRLYENNGKPSLINFWASWCPPCKVEMPHLQEAYEQYGEQVNFHMVDLAFNDDFDNMSQYIEENGYTFPIPLDETGDVATTYQAVAIPTTFVVDEKGIITHRIQGAMTEQQIRDIMEELTE, from the coding sequence ATGCGTTGGCGAAATGTCCTTTTCGGTTTGGCGATATTGTTACTTGTGGTAGGAGCGGTTGTTGTGAATCAGTCGAAAGAGGAAGAAACCGCTGGCGAAAAGAGACAGGAAGCAGTTGGCCCTATACAACCTGATCGCGACGTGAAACCGCAGGAGGGGTTTGCAGCACCAGACTTCGAACTCGAGACGCTGTCGGGGGAAACGGTGCGCTTATATGAAAATAATGGGAAACCGTCGCTCATTAATTTCTGGGCTTCATGGTGTCCGCCGTGCAAAGTGGAAATGCCCCACTTACAGGAAGCGTACGAACAGTACGGTGAGCAAGTCAATTTTCATATGGTGGATCTTGCCTTTAACGACGACTTCGACAATATGAGCCAGTATATCGAAGAAAACGGCTACACCTTCCCCATTCCGTTGGACGAAACGGGAGATGTGGCGACGACGTATCAAGCTGTGGCCATCCCCACGACGTTTGTCGTGGACGAGAAAGGGATCATTACACACCGCATTCAAGGGGCGATGACGGAGCAACAGATTCGAGATATCATGGAAGAGTTAACGGAGTGA
- a CDS encoding cytochrome c biogenesis CcdA family protein: MEVADVTLWLAFGAGVLSFISPCCLPLYPSYISYITGVSVSQLKGDEQTGKIRKLTMFHTLFFIVGFSIIFFALGLSASWIGQIFIGNQDLIRMLGGILIIAMGLFVMGVIKPSFLMKERKWSVNRKPAGYVGSALVGMGFAAGWTPCIGPILTAVLLLSASNPSQGLAYITAYTLGFALPFFIMAFFIGRTRWILKYSSKIMKIGGAVMVLTGILLYTGHMTKITTTLIDLYGGFTGF; this comes from the coding sequence GTGGAAGTAGCCGATGTGACACTCTGGCTGGCATTCGGAGCAGGGGTGCTGTCGTTTATATCACCGTGCTGTCTCCCCCTTTACCCGTCTTACATCTCCTACATCACGGGTGTGTCGGTCAGTCAGCTAAAAGGGGATGAGCAAACTGGGAAGATACGTAAACTCACGATGTTCCACACGCTGTTTTTTATCGTCGGCTTTTCCATTATCTTTTTTGCGTTAGGTTTGTCCGCTTCCTGGATCGGGCAGATTTTTATCGGGAATCAAGACTTGATCCGCATGCTGGGCGGCATCTTGATTATCGCTATGGGGCTTTTTGTCATGGGTGTCATTAAACCGTCCTTTTTAATGAAAGAAAGGAAGTGGTCCGTCAACCGCAAGCCGGCGGGATATGTTGGCTCCGCACTTGTCGGTATGGGCTTCGCAGCAGGGTGGACACCGTGTATCGGACCGATTTTGACCGCGGTGTTGCTGTTAAGTGCGTCCAACCCTTCGCAAGGGCTAGCGTATATCACGGCTTACACCTTGGGGTTTGCGTTGCCGTTCTTTATCATGGCCTTTTTCATTGGTCGCACGCGGTGGATTTTAAAGTATTCTTCTAAAATTATGAAAATTGGCGGAGCGGTTATGGTGCTGACGGGGATACTGTTGTACACCGGACACATGACCAAAATTACGACGACGTTGATCGACCTTTACGGCGGGTTTACAGGATTTTAA
- a CDS encoding OsmC family protein: MELKREERGFVTETAYGSLHVSSDEQQGFRPFQLMAASVAGCSAIVLNKVMAKMRIPCDDIKVSVQVERNEAEANRIERLQLHFVIRGQNLKKDKVERAMALARKNCPMVQSVKNSIDVTETFEIVE, encoded by the coding sequence ATGGAACTTAAAAGGGAAGAACGTGGATTTGTGACTGAAACTGCGTACGGCTCCTTGCATGTATCGTCTGACGAACAGCAAGGATTTCGCCCCTTCCAGTTGATGGCTGCATCCGTTGCAGGATGTAGCGCCATCGTATTAAATAAAGTGATGGCAAAGATGCGGATACCATGTGACGACATAAAGGTTTCGGTTCAAGTGGAGCGGAATGAGGCGGAAGCGAACCGCATCGAAAGGTTACAGCTGCACTTTGTCATTCGCGGACAAAACCTGAAAAAGGATAAGGTTGAGAGGGCGATGGCGTTGGCTCGTAAAAATTGCCCGATGGTTCAGTCTGTTAAAAACAGTATAGATGTCACAGAAACGTTTGAAATTGTTGAATAA
- a CDS encoding MBL fold metallo-hydrolase, which yields MLVDVGGDPLGKLKRLNVPLDDIEQVVFTHFHIDHIYGLPSLLWGMWLGGRTKPLTLHCSTGDRERLQRWLDVLEVKKWPVAFDIHIVTYEWRKETVLVSDQNLYLSTFPSQHVGETVGLKLVHNDQVLMYSADTMPNERIKREPKIDVLIHEATTAEKQLPHHTSLNSIIQYYEMEQIDKVVLVHLTDGEPYEAVLKRATPAVRQKVTLGFDFMNISM from the coding sequence GTGCTCGTTGATGTGGGAGGGGATCCCCTCGGCAAACTGAAGAGACTCAATGTTCCCCTCGATGACATTGAGCAGGTCGTCTTCACTCATTTTCATATCGATCACATTTACGGACTTCCTTCATTGCTGTGGGGGATGTGGCTCGGCGGAAGGACAAAACCACTGACGCTACATTGCTCCACCGGTGACCGTGAGCGACTTCAGCGTTGGTTGGACGTTTTGGAAGTCAAGAAGTGGCCTGTGGCATTTGACATTCACATCGTGACGTACGAGTGGCGTAAGGAAACGGTTTTGGTGAGCGACCAGAACTTGTATCTCTCGACATTTCCCAGTCAACACGTTGGAGAGACAGTCGGGCTAAAGCTCGTGCACAATGACCAGGTGCTCATGTACTCGGCTGACACGATGCCGAACGAGCGGATTAAGCGAGAGCCGAAAATTGACGTCTTAATTCACGAAGCGACGACTGCAGAAAAACAACTACCTCATCATACCAGTTTGAACAGTATCATACAGTACTATGAAATGGAGCAGATAGACAAAGTCGTACTCGTCCACTTGACGGACGGGGAACCGTATGAAGCCGTGTTAAAACGAGCAACGCCAGCAGTTAGGCAGAAAGTGACACTCGGATTCGACTTCATGAACATCAGTATGTGA